Proteins encoded together in one Streptomyces sp. TLI_171 window:
- a CDS encoding thioredoxin domain-containing protein, translating into MSDKNREGKRNAREKMQEARAAEEARAKRKKKLAVGGVVVVVIAAAVVIGVVVQNQRSKPETPAAAPAGTIGDKNLIIPVGAANAPSTLTVYEDPRCPACGSFERSFSPTIDQLEDAGKIFVNYHIVSFIDRSLGGSGSKNGANALGCAQNVGHFRDYHDVLYRNQPDETEDSFGSKQTLIDLAKQVPGLDTPAFQSCVNTNQFGGWVSAVQQDFDKSSFKSTPTVLLNGEAIYPKKGDEQISPENLVKWVDAANQGKTLGTPGSNGQSPAPTSTAGETNTTPSP; encoded by the coding sequence ATGAGCGACAAGAACCGAGAAGGCAAGCGCAACGCCCGCGAGAAGATGCAGGAGGCCCGGGCCGCCGAGGAGGCCAGGGCGAAGCGGAAGAAGAAGCTGGCGGTCGGCGGCGTGGTGGTCGTGGTCATCGCGGCGGCCGTGGTGATCGGCGTGGTGGTGCAGAACCAGCGCTCCAAGCCGGAGACCCCGGCGGCCGCCCCGGCGGGCACCATCGGCGACAAGAACCTGATCATCCCGGTCGGCGCCGCGAACGCCCCGTCCACGCTGACGGTCTACGAGGACCCGCGCTGCCCGGCCTGCGGCAGCTTCGAGCGGAGCTTCTCGCCGACCATCGACCAGCTGGAGGACGCCGGCAAGATCTTCGTCAACTACCACATCGTCTCGTTCATCGACCGCTCGCTGGGCGGCAGCGGCTCCAAGAACGGCGCCAACGCGCTGGGCTGCGCGCAGAACGTCGGGCACTTCCGCGACTACCACGACGTGCTGTACCGCAACCAGCCGGACGAGACCGAGGACTCCTTCGGCAGCAAGCAGACCCTGATCGACCTGGCCAAGCAGGTCCCGGGCCTGGACACCCCCGCGTTCCAGTCCTGCGTGAACACCAACCAGTTCGGCGGCTGGGTCTCCGCGGTCCAGCAGGACTTCGACAAGTCGAGCTTCAAGTCGACGCCGACGGTGCTGCTCAACGGCGAGGCGATCTACCCGAAGAAGGGCGACGAGCAGATCAGCCCGGAGAACCTGGTGAAGTGGGTGGACGCCGCCAACCAGGGCAAGACGCTCGGCACCCCCGGTTCGAACGGGCAGAGCCCGGCGCCCACCTCGACGGCCGGCGAGACCAACACCACGCCGTCCCCCTGA
- a CDS encoding MauE/DoxX family redox-associated membrane protein, which produces MASQQADRGRVSGFRRAVDGTAAEWFGLAVRLGLAVVWGWAGLAKVSDPAEAAQAVRAYEILPESLVKPVGWGLPFLELALAVLLVLGLGTRIVAVVSALLLLVFIAGISSAWARGISIDCGCFGGGGAVDESQTKYLQEILRDSGFLLLSAWLIYRPRTKLSLDAWLAA; this is translated from the coding sequence ATGGCCAGTCAGCAGGCCGACCGCGGCCGGGTGAGCGGGTTTCGCCGGGCGGTGGACGGCACGGCGGCCGAGTGGTTCGGGCTGGCGGTGCGGCTGGGCCTGGCGGTGGTCTGGGGCTGGGCCGGCCTGGCGAAGGTCTCCGACCCGGCCGAGGCGGCACAGGCCGTGCGGGCCTACGAGATCCTGCCGGAGTCGCTGGTGAAGCCGGTCGGCTGGGGCCTGCCGTTCCTGGAGCTGGCGCTGGCCGTGCTGCTGGTGCTCGGCCTGGGCACCCGGATCGTCGCGGTGGTCTCGGCCCTGCTGCTGCTGGTGTTCATCGCCGGCATCTCCTCCGCGTGGGCGCGCGGCATCTCGATCGACTGCGGCTGCTTCGGCGGCGGCGGCGCGGTGGACGAGTCCCAGACCAAGTACCTGCAGGAGATCCTGCGCGACTCCGGGTTCCTGCTGCTGTCGGCGTGGCTGATCTACCGCCCCCGGACGAAGCTCTCGCTGGACGCCTGGCTGGCCGCCTGA
- the trpA gene encoding tryptophan synthase subunit alpha — MADSPLTTALAAAAAEGRAALIGYLPAGFPTVDGAIAALNALVEGGCDVVEVGLPHSDPVLDGAVIQTADDLALRGGVRTRDVLRTVAEVAAAHPGVPVLVMTYWNPVDRYGPERFAADLAEAGGAGCILPDLPVEESARWRSAAAEHGLDTVFVVAPSSTDARLAQVTAAGSGFVYAAAVMGVTGARDAVGPAAAELVARTRAVTALPVCVGLGVSDARQAAQVAAFADGVIVGTAFVRRLLDADRLETGVAEVRSLAAELAGGVRRK, encoded by the coding sequence GTGGCCGACTCCCCGCTCACCACCGCCCTGGCCGCCGCCGCGGCCGAGGGCCGGGCCGCGCTGATCGGCTACCTGCCGGCCGGCTTCCCCACCGTCGACGGCGCGATCGCCGCGCTGAACGCCCTGGTCGAGGGCGGCTGCGACGTCGTCGAGGTCGGACTGCCGCACTCCGACCCGGTGCTGGACGGCGCGGTGATCCAGACCGCCGACGACCTGGCGCTGCGCGGCGGGGTGCGGACCAGGGACGTGCTGCGCACCGTCGCCGAGGTCGCCGCGGCCCACCCGGGCGTCCCCGTCCTGGTGATGACGTACTGGAACCCGGTCGACCGGTACGGTCCGGAGCGGTTCGCCGCGGACCTGGCGGAGGCCGGGGGAGCGGGCTGCATCCTGCCGGACCTGCCGGTGGAGGAGTCCGCGCGGTGGCGGTCGGCCGCGGCCGAACACGGCCTGGACACCGTGTTCGTGGTCGCCCCGTCCTCCACCGACGCCCGCCTGGCGCAGGTCACCGCGGCCGGTTCCGGCTTCGTGTACGCCGCTGCCGTCATGGGCGTCACCGGCGCCCGCGACGCCGTCGGGCCGGCCGCCGCCGAGCTGGTGGCCCGCACCCGGGCGGTCACCGCGCTGCCGGTCTGCGTCGGCCTGGGCGTCTCCGACGCCCGGCAGGCCGCCCAGGTCGCGGCCTTCGCGGACGGCGTGATCGTCGGCACCGCGTTCGTCCGACGCCTGCTCGACGCCGACCGGTTGGAGACCGGCGTGGCCGAGGTCCGGTCGCTCGCGGCCGAGTTGGCCGGGGGCGTGCGGCGGAAGTAG
- the trpB gene encoding tryptophan synthase subunit beta, whose translation MMSELHLPGTQVPDIRGYFGAYGGRFVPEALVAAVEQVADEYERAKADPAFAAELDVLLKDYTGRPSALTDVRRFSAEAGGARVLLKREDLNHTGSHKINNVLGQALLARRMGKTRIVAETGAGQHGVATATACALFGFDCTVYMGEVDTRRQALNVARMRMLGAEVVAVKSGSRTLKDAINEAFRDWVGSVDSTHYLFGTVAGPHPFPMMVRDFHRVIGVEARRQVLERTGRLPDAVVACVGGGSNAMGIFHEFLPDAGVRLLGCEAAGEGADTPKHAATLTKGDPGVLHGSRTYVLQDEDGQTIESHSISAGLDYPGVGPEHAWLKDTGRAEYRPVTDRAAMEALRLLSRTEGIIPAIESAHALAGALELGRELGPEAVLLVSLSGRGDKDMHTAAEYFGLYDAEGAE comes from the coding sequence ATCATGTCCGAGCTCCACCTTCCGGGTACCCAGGTCCCGGACATCCGCGGTTACTTCGGCGCCTACGGCGGGCGCTTCGTGCCGGAGGCGCTGGTCGCCGCCGTCGAGCAGGTCGCCGACGAGTACGAGAGGGCGAAGGCCGACCCGGCGTTCGCCGCCGAGCTGGACGTCCTGCTGAAGGACTACACGGGCCGGCCCAGCGCGCTGACCGACGTGCGCCGGTTCTCCGCGGAAGCGGGCGGGGCGCGGGTCCTGCTCAAGCGCGAGGACCTCAACCACACCGGCTCGCACAAGATCAACAACGTGCTGGGGCAGGCCCTGCTGGCCCGCCGGATGGGCAAGACCCGGATCGTCGCGGAGACCGGCGCCGGCCAGCACGGCGTGGCCACCGCGACCGCCTGCGCGCTGTTCGGCTTCGACTGCACCGTCTACATGGGCGAGGTCGACACCCGCCGGCAGGCGCTGAACGTGGCCCGGATGCGGATGCTGGGCGCCGAGGTGGTGGCGGTGAAGTCCGGCAGCCGCACCCTGAAGGACGCCATCAACGAGGCGTTCCGCGACTGGGTCGGGTCCGTCGACTCCACCCACTACCTGTTCGGCACCGTGGCGGGCCCGCACCCGTTCCCGATGATGGTCCGCGACTTCCACCGGGTGATCGGCGTGGAGGCCCGCCGGCAGGTGCTGGAGCGCACCGGCCGGCTGCCGGACGCGGTGGTCGCCTGCGTCGGCGGCGGCTCCAACGCGATGGGCATCTTCCACGAGTTCCTCCCGGACGCGGGCGTGCGCCTGCTCGGCTGCGAGGCGGCCGGCGAGGGCGCCGACACCCCGAAGCACGCCGCCACCCTCACCAAGGGCGACCCGGGCGTGCTGCACGGCTCGCGCACCTACGTGCTGCAGGACGAGGACGGCCAGACGATCGAGTCGCACTCGATCTCGGCCGGCCTGGACTACCCGGGCGTCGGCCCCGAGCACGCCTGGCTGAAGGACACCGGGCGGGCCGAGTACCGCCCGGTGACCGACCGGGCGGCGATGGAGGCGCTGCGGCTGCTGTCCCGCACCGAGGGCATCATCCCGGCCATCGAGTCCGCGCACGCCCTGGCCGGTGCGCTCGAACTCGGCCGCGAGCTGGGCCCGGAGGCGGTCCTGCTGGTCTCGCTCTCCGGCCGCGGCGACAAGGACATGCACACCGCGGCCGAGTACTTCGGCCTCTACGACGCCGAAGGGGCCGAGTGA
- the trpM gene encoding tryptophan biosynthesis modulator TrpM — MPIAALAPGCRPRGCRAPARRVLGRRVRSAIGAEPGQIPGRRWRGPRG; from the coding sequence GTGCCGATCGCCGCCCTCGCCCCCGGCTGCCGCCCGCGCGGCTGCCGCGCGCCCGCACGCCGGGTGCTGGGGCGGCGGGTGCGGTCCGCGATCGGCGCCGAACCCGGACAGATCCCCGGACGTCGATGGCGTGGTCCCCGCGGCTGA
- the trpC gene encoding indole-3-glycerol phosphate synthase TrpC, whose translation MTVLDEIIDGVREDLAERQARVSLDELKELAAKAPEAKDGVAALRGDGVRVICEVKRSSPSKGALAAIADPAALAVDYAAGGAAAISVLTEQRRFGGSLADLDAVRAAVETPILRKDFIVTAYQLWEARAHGADLALLIVAALDQPALVSLIERAESIGLTPLVEVHDEEEIARAVDAGARIIGVNARNLKTLEVDRNTFGNVVDAIPAHVVKVAESGVRGPHDLITYANQGADAVLVGESLVTGRDPRTAVADLVAAGAHPALRNNGRG comes from the coding sequence GTGACTGTGCTCGACGAGATCATCGACGGGGTCCGGGAGGACCTCGCCGAGCGACAGGCCCGGGTCTCCCTGGACGAGCTCAAGGAGCTCGCCGCGAAGGCGCCCGAGGCGAAGGACGGCGTGGCCGCGCTGCGCGGCGACGGGGTCCGGGTGATCTGCGAGGTCAAGCGCTCCAGCCCGTCCAAGGGCGCGCTGGCGGCGATCGCCGACCCGGCCGCGCTGGCGGTCGACTACGCGGCCGGCGGGGCCGCCGCGATCAGCGTGCTGACCGAGCAGCGCCGCTTCGGCGGCTCGCTGGCGGACCTGGACGCGGTGCGCGCGGCGGTGGAGACGCCGATCCTCCGCAAGGACTTCATCGTCACCGCCTACCAGCTGTGGGAGGCCCGCGCGCACGGCGCGGACCTGGCGCTGCTGATCGTCGCCGCGCTGGACCAGCCGGCCCTGGTCTCGCTGATCGAGCGGGCCGAGTCGATCGGGCTGACCCCGCTGGTCGAGGTGCACGACGAGGAGGAGATCGCCCGCGCGGTGGACGCCGGCGCGCGCATCATCGGCGTGAACGCCCGCAACCTGAAGACCCTCGAGGTCGACCGGAACACCTTCGGCAACGTGGTGGACGCCATCCCGGCGCACGTGGTGAAGGTCGCCGAGTCCGGGGTGCGCGGCCCGCACGACCTGATCACCTACGCCAACCAGGGCGCCGACGCGGTGCTGGTCGGCGAGTCCCTGGTGACCGGCCGGGACCCGCGGACCGCGGTCGCCGACCTGGTCGCCGCCGGGGCGCACCCGGCGCTGCGCAACAACGGGCGGGGCTGA
- a CDS encoding DUF2752 domain-containing protein yields MNAPAAPRPAAPRPSGGAAVLRRLVRPLAALTAVALPTAFVAAVDPNSPGHYPVCPLLRATGWWCPGCGGLRCVHALTRGEVLTAAHDNLLVTVLAFGALLLWLRWAVLAARGRPAGGLRLTGRQTAVLIVVLVLFAVLRNLPIGAGLAPPAA; encoded by the coding sequence GTGAACGCTCCTGCTGCCCCGAGGCCGGCCGCGCCCCGCCCGTCCGGCGGCGCCGCCGTGCTGCGCCGTCTGGTCCGCCCGCTGGCCGCGTTGACGGCGGTGGCGCTGCCGACCGCGTTCGTCGCGGCGGTGGACCCGAACTCGCCGGGCCACTACCCGGTCTGCCCGCTGCTGCGGGCGACCGGCTGGTGGTGCCCGGGCTGCGGAGGGTTGCGCTGCGTGCACGCGCTGACCAGGGGCGAGGTGCTGACGGCCGCGCACGACAACCTGCTGGTGACCGTGCTGGCGTTCGGCGCGCTGCTGCTGTGGCTGCGCTGGGCGGTGCTGGCAGCGCGCGGGCGGCCGGCGGGGGGCCTGCGGCTGACCGGCCGTCAGACCGCGGTGCTGATCGTGGTACTGGTGTTGTTCGCGGTGCTGCGCAACCTGCCGATCGGCGCGGGGCTGGCCCCGCCCGCGGCGTAG
- a CDS encoding HGxxPAAW family protein yields the protein MAAAAHGHTPAAWTGVVIAFVGFCVSGVAMIIPNVVLVIAGLAVVLIGGVVGKAMAMAGMGKQPSKNFAPVSAEERSAVTAG from the coding sequence ATGGCTGCAGCAGCGCACGGCCACACCCCCGCCGCGTGGACCGGTGTGGTCATTGCCTTCGTCGGGTTCTGCGTGTCCGGCGTCGCCATGATCATTCCGAACGTGGTGCTGGTCATCGCGGGTCTCGCCGTGGTCCTGATCGGCGGCGTGGTCGGCAAGGCGATGGCGATGGCGGGCATGGGCAAGCAGCCCAGCAAGAACTTCGCCCCGGTCTCGGCCGAGGAGCGCAGCGCGGTCACCGCGGGCTGA
- a CDS encoding TIGR02234 family membrane protein, with translation MSETPAVPNSRRTLGMMLLLTALGAVLVLTAVGRTWAEGVATGMGGSRVPVSASGSRLTALPTGMALVAMAAAVAVFAVRGRARVLVGALTVLAGAGVIAGALIGNADTAGLHAVAAGQLALSSGRAEEITRTAWPWVALLGGVLLAAAGALTVRFGRGWPAMGSRYDAPTRKPVSGGDGPADLWKALDRGEDPTG, from the coding sequence GTGAGTGAGACCCCCGCTGTACCGAACTCCCGTCGGACCCTCGGCATGATGCTGCTGCTGACCGCGCTGGGCGCCGTGCTGGTGCTGACCGCGGTCGGCCGGACCTGGGCGGAGGGGGTGGCGACCGGGATGGGGGGCAGCCGGGTACCGGTGAGCGCGAGCGGGAGCCGGCTGACGGCGTTGCCGACGGGGATGGCGCTGGTGGCGATGGCGGCCGCGGTCGCCGTGTTCGCGGTGCGCGGCCGGGCCCGGGTGCTGGTGGGCGCGCTGACGGTGCTGGCGGGTGCGGGCGTGATCGCCGGCGCGCTGATCGGCAACGCGGACACCGCGGGCCTGCACGCCGTCGCGGCGGGTCAGCTCGCGCTGAGCAGCGGCCGCGCGGAGGAGATCACCCGCACGGCCTGGCCGTGGGTGGCGCTGCTGGGCGGGGTGCTGCTGGCGGCGGCGGGCGCGCTGACGGTGCGGTTCGGGCGGGGCTGGCCGGCCATGGGGTCGCGGTACGACGCGCCGACCCGGAAGCCGGTGTCCGGCGGGGACGGCCCGGCGGACCTGTGGAAGGCGCTGGACCGGGGCGAGGACCCGACCGGCTGA
- a CDS encoding anthranilate synthase component I, with translation MDIEAFRTLAADTRVIPVTRRLLADGLTPIGVYRSLAGERPGTFLLESAEQGRSWARYSFVGVRSGAVLTVGQDGGARWLGEPPVGIPTEGDPLEVLRATLAALHTPRRPDDGLPPLTGGLVGYLGYDVVRRLEKLPNLTPDDLKLPELTLLMATDLAVLDHADGTVLLIANAVNHNDLATGVDEAYADAVARLDAMERDLRRPVDPGLATYTPTAVDAHSPFGGEPYRKAVEVVKERIRAGEAFQVVPSQRFEAPCPASALDVYRVLRTTNPSPYMYLFRFPGPDGGAEGGFDVVGSSPEALVKVAGGEAMLHPIAGTRHRGATPHEDAELAAELLADPKERAEHLMLVDLGRNDLGRVCAPGSVEVVEFMTIERYSHVMHIVSTVTGRVAEGRSALDVLTACFPAGTLSGAPKPRAMQIIEELEPTRRGLYGGCVGYLDFAGDSDTAIAIRTAVIRGRTAYVQAGAGVVADSDPHAEDTECRNKAAAVLRAVAAANTLR, from the coding sequence ATGGACATTGAGGCTTTCCGCACGCTCGCCGCTGACACCCGGGTCATTCCCGTCACCCGCCGGCTCCTCGCGGACGGCCTCACTCCGATCGGCGTGTACCGCAGCCTGGCGGGGGAGCGGCCGGGCACGTTCCTGCTGGAGTCGGCGGAGCAGGGGCGCAGCTGGGCCCGGTACTCGTTCGTGGGGGTGCGTTCGGGCGCGGTGCTGACGGTGGGTCAGGACGGCGGGGCGCGCTGGCTGGGGGAGCCGCCGGTGGGCATTCCGACGGAGGGGGACCCGCTGGAGGTGCTGCGGGCGACGCTCGCGGCGCTGCACACGCCGCGCCGCCCGGACGACGGGCTGCCGCCGCTGACCGGCGGCCTGGTGGGGTACCTGGGGTACGACGTGGTGCGCCGGCTGGAGAAGCTGCCGAACCTGACCCCGGACGACCTGAAGCTGCCCGAGCTGACGCTGCTGATGGCGACCGACCTGGCGGTGCTGGACCACGCGGACGGCACGGTGCTGCTGATCGCCAACGCGGTCAACCACAACGACCTGGCCACCGGCGTGGACGAGGCGTACGCGGACGCGGTGGCCCGGCTGGACGCGATGGAGCGCGACCTGCGGCGGCCGGTCGACCCGGGGCTGGCCACGTACACGCCGACCGCGGTGGACGCGCACTCGCCGTTCGGCGGGGAGCCGTACCGCAAGGCCGTCGAGGTGGTGAAGGAGCGGATCCGGGCCGGCGAGGCGTTCCAGGTGGTGCCCTCGCAGCGGTTCGAGGCGCCGTGCCCGGCGTCCGCGCTGGACGTGTACCGGGTGCTGCGCACCACCAACCCCAGCCCGTACATGTACCTGTTCCGCTTCCCGGGGCCGGACGGCGGCGCGGAGGGCGGCTTCGACGTGGTCGGGTCCAGCCCGGAGGCGCTGGTGAAGGTCGCCGGGGGCGAGGCGATGCTGCACCCGATCGCCGGGACCCGGCACCGCGGCGCGACCCCGCACGAGGACGCCGAGCTGGCCGCCGAGCTGCTCGCCGACCCGAAGGAGCGGGCCGAGCACCTGATGCTGGTCGACCTGGGCCGCAACGACCTGGGGCGGGTGTGCGCGCCGGGGTCGGTCGAGGTGGTGGAGTTCATGACCATCGAGCGCTACAGCCACGTCATGCACATCGTCTCCACGGTGACCGGCAGGGTCGCCGAGGGCCGCAGCGCGCTCGACGTGCTCACCGCCTGCTTCCCGGCGGGCACCCTGTCGGGGGCGCCCAAGCCGCGGGCGATGCAGATCATCGAGGAGCTCGAACCGACCCGCCGCGGCCTGTACGGCGGCTGCGTCGGCTACCTGGACTTCGCCGGCGACTCCGACACCGCGATCGCCATCCGCACCGCGGTGATCCGCGGGCGCACCGCCTACGTGCAGGCCGGCGCGGGCGTGGTCGCCGACTCCGACCCGCACGCCGAGGACACCGAGTGCCGCAACAAGGCCGCCGCCGTCCTGCGGGCCGTGGCCGCGGCCAACACGCTCCGCTGA
- the hisI gene encoding phosphoribosyl-AMP cyclohydrolase has protein sequence MAKNPAAPGSTALDPAIAARLKRSADGLLPAVAQQYDTGEVLMLGWMDDEALHRTLTTGRCTYWSRSRREYWVKGDTSGHVQHVKQVALDCDGDTLLVKVDQVGAACHTGDRTCFDADVLPLAR, from the coding sequence ATGGCGAAGAATCCCGCTGCCCCTGGCAGTACGGCCCTGGACCCGGCGATCGCGGCGCGGCTGAAGCGCTCCGCGGACGGCCTGCTGCCCGCGGTGGCGCAGCAGTACGACACGGGCGAGGTGTTGATGCTCGGGTGGATGGACGACGAGGCGCTGCACCGGACGCTGACCACCGGGCGGTGCACGTACTGGAGCCGGAGCCGGCGGGAGTACTGGGTGAAGGGGGACACCTCGGGGCACGTGCAGCACGTGAAGCAGGTGGCGCTGGACTGCGACGGGGACACGCTGCTGGTGAAGGTGGACCAGGTCGGTGCGGCCTGTCACACCGGTGACCGGACGTGCTTCGACGCCGACGTGCTGCCGCTGGCCCGCTAG
- a CDS encoding TIGR03085 family metal-binding protein, which translates to MTSLAQGERARLSRLMVGAGAEGETLCAGWAVRDLAAHLVVREGRPDAAVGIRVRGLAGYTGRVQGKVAGRPFGELVKSFRSGPPAWSPFNLPGVDEAANLVEFFVHAEDVRRAGEFEPEAVAAELAEALWRRVPMVARFGDAKAPVSLRLVHPDGREVTVRRKGAATVTVTGEPGELVLFLYGRGARAAVVAEGAAEAVARLAEVLPLPAG; encoded by the coding sequence ATGACGAGTCTTGCGCAGGGTGAACGGGCCCGGTTGAGTCGGTTGATGGTGGGGGCGGGGGCCGAGGGGGAGACGTTGTGTGCGGGGTGGGCGGTGCGGGATCTGGCGGCGCACCTGGTGGTGCGGGAGGGGCGGCCGGACGCGGCGGTGGGGATCCGGGTGCGCGGGTTGGCGGGGTACACGGGGCGGGTGCAGGGGAAGGTGGCGGGGCGGCCGTTCGGGGAGCTGGTGAAGTCGTTCCGGTCGGGGCCGCCGGCGTGGTCGCCGTTCAACCTGCCGGGGGTGGACGAGGCGGCGAACCTGGTGGAGTTCTTCGTGCACGCGGAGGACGTGCGCCGGGCCGGGGAGTTCGAGCCGGAGGCGGTGGCGGCGGAGCTCGCGGAGGCGTTGTGGCGGCGGGTGCCGATGGTGGCGCGGTTCGGTGACGCGAAGGCGCCGGTGTCGTTGCGGCTGGTGCACCCGGACGGCCGGGAGGTGACGGTGCGTCGGAAGGGGGCTGCGACGGTGACGGTGACGGGCGAGCCGGGCGAGTTGGTGCTGTTCCTGTACGGGCGGGGGGCGCGGGCCGCGGTGGTGGCGGAGGGCGCGGCGGAGGCGGTGGCCCGGTTGGCGGAGGTGCTGCCGCTGCCGGCGGGCTGA
- a CDS encoding VOC family protein, whose amino-acid sequence MVSTDHWLGSPNWIDLGSPDLAESELFYGSVFGWTFESAGPEAGGYGFFRIQGRTVAAAGPLTEEEALPAWTVYFRTADADAAAAAVAQSGGTVRVPPMDVSTAGRFAQLTDPTGGRFAVWQAGETVGLDAVGGPGALCWAELHTPDVPAALRFYQGLFDWRTRDSGVPGVEYTVLRTAEGEDAFKASFGGVAGVHPRVDVGWLVHFAVTDALVTTDQVRTSGGSIVVPPEPVPTVGRIAVLADPFGAQFAILEPEPRQA is encoded by the coding sequence ATGGTGAGCACCGACCACTGGCTCGGATCGCCGAACTGGATCGATCTCGGCAGTCCGGATCTCGCCGAGTCCGAGCTGTTCTACGGTTCGGTGTTCGGCTGGACCTTCGAGTCGGCCGGTCCGGAGGCCGGCGGCTACGGGTTCTTCCGGATCCAGGGCCGGACGGTGGCCGCGGCGGGTCCGCTGACCGAGGAGGAGGCGCTGCCGGCCTGGACGGTGTACTTCCGGACCGCCGACGCGGACGCCGCGGCGGCGGCCGTGGCGCAGTCCGGGGGGACGGTGCGGGTGCCGCCGATGGACGTGTCCACGGCGGGGCGGTTCGCGCAGTTGACGGATCCGACGGGTGGCCGGTTCGCGGTGTGGCAGGCCGGGGAGACGGTCGGGCTGGACGCGGTGGGCGGGCCGGGCGCGCTGTGCTGGGCGGAGCTGCACACGCCGGACGTTCCGGCGGCGCTGCGGTTCTACCAGGGCCTGTTCGACTGGCGGACGCGGGACAGCGGGGTGCCGGGGGTGGAGTACACGGTGCTGCGCACGGCGGAGGGCGAGGACGCGTTCAAGGCCTCGTTCGGCGGGGTGGCGGGGGTGCACCCGCGGGTGGACGTCGGCTGGCTGGTGCACTTCGCGGTGACGGACGCGCTGGTGACGACCGATCAGGTGCGCACGTCCGGCGGGAGCATCGTGGTGCCGCCGGAGCCGGTGCCGACGGTGGGCCGGATCGCGGTGCTGGCGGACCCGTTCGGCGCGCAGTTCGCGATCCTGGAGCCGGAGCCCCGGCAGGCGTAG
- the hisF gene encoding imidazole glycerol phosphate synthase subunit HisF yields MTLAVRVIPCLDVDAGRVVKGVNFQNLRDAGDPVELAKLYDAQGADELTFLDITASSGSRETTYDVVRRTAEQVFIPLTVGGGVRAVEDVDKLLRAGADKVGVNTAAIARPELIREIAQRFGRQVLVLSVDARRCPEGTETASGFEVTTHGGRRGTGLDAVEWAVRAAELGAGEILLNSMDADGTKDGYDLEMIRAARKAVSIPVIASGGAGKLADFAPAVDAGADAVLAASVFHFGDLTIGQVKDELRATGHPVR; encoded by the coding sequence GTGACACTCGCAGTACGCGTCATCCCCTGCCTGGACGTGGACGCCGGACGCGTCGTCAAGGGCGTCAACTTCCAGAACCTGCGCGACGCCGGCGACCCGGTCGAACTCGCCAAGCTCTACGACGCCCAGGGCGCCGACGAGCTCACCTTCCTCGACATCACCGCCTCCTCCGGCTCCCGCGAGACCACCTACGACGTGGTCCGCCGCACCGCCGAACAGGTCTTCATCCCGCTCACCGTCGGCGGCGGCGTCCGCGCCGTCGAGGACGTCGACAAGCTGCTGCGGGCCGGCGCCGACAAGGTCGGGGTCAACACCGCCGCGATCGCCCGCCCCGAACTGATCCGCGAGATCGCGCAGCGCTTCGGCCGCCAGGTGCTGGTCCTCTCCGTGGACGCCCGGCGCTGCCCGGAAGGCACCGAGACCGCCTCCGGCTTCGAGGTCACCACCCACGGCGGCCGCCGCGGCACCGGCCTGGACGCCGTCGAGTGGGCGGTGCGCGCCGCCGAACTCGGCGCCGGCGAGATCCTGCTCAACTCCATGGACGCCGACGGCACCAAGGACGGCTACGACCTGGAGATGATCCGCGCCGCCCGCAAGGCCGTCTCCATCCCCGTCATCGCCTCCGGCGGCGCCGGCAAGCTCGCCGACTTCGCCCCCGCGGTCGACGCCGGCGCCGACGCGGTGCTCGCCGCCAGCGTCTTCCACTTCGGCGACCTGACGATCGGTCAGGTCAAGGACGAACTCCGGGCCACCGGGCACCCCGTCCGCTGA
- a CDS encoding RidA family protein, whose protein sequence is MTDETPAAVARQSGQSPLEDAYGFSRAVAAGDFVLVAGCTAYDNGIVQFEGDPYEQTLASFRVAFDALAAYGLTAADVVRTRVYLTHVRDCDEAGRAHKELFDQVRPVTTMVVVQGLTDSRMMVEVEVEAHRPGLARTLEGTQQ, encoded by the coding sequence ATGACCGACGAAACCCCGGCCGCCGTCGCCCGCCAGTCCGGACAGTCCCCCTTGGAGGACGCGTACGGATTCTCCCGGGCGGTGGCGGCCGGGGACTTCGTCCTGGTCGCGGGCTGCACCGCCTACGACAACGGGATCGTCCAGTTCGAGGGCGACCCGTACGAGCAGACGCTGGCCTCCTTCCGGGTGGCCTTCGACGCGCTCGCCGCCTACGGGCTCACCGCCGCCGACGTGGTCCGCACCCGGGTGTACCTCACCCACGTCCGGGACTGCGACGAGGCCGGCCGCGCCCACAAGGAACTCTTCGACCAGGTCCGCCCGGTCACCACCATGGTGGTGGTCCAGGGCCTGACCGACTCCCGGATGATGGTCGAGGTCGAGGTGGAGGCCCACCGCCCCGGCCTCGCCCGCACATTGGAAGGCACCCAGCAGTGA